The Sorangiineae bacterium MSr11954 DNA segment CAGAGTGCGCTGCACGCGCTCCTCGGCCACGATCAAGCTGGGGCTCCGAGCGCACCCGAGGCGAGCGCGCGCGAGCTCGACGCCCTCCTGGCGAGCGCGCCCGAGCGCGTTCCGCTCTCCGGCCGTCTGCAGCTCGTGCAGCACCTGACGATCATCGCCGCGGCCGATGGCTGCGTCGACGCGTCCGAGCGCGACGCGATCGCGCGCATCGCGGGCCGCCTCGGGGTGGACGAGCGGATCGTCGACCAAACGCTGGCCGGGGCGGCCTCGCCGATGGATTGACGGGCGACATCGCCGTTCGCGCGCAGCGGCGCGTTCGCGCATGGCGGCGCCGTTGCACGCGGCGGCGATGCTCAAGATCGAAGCTTCGGCTCAGAAGACGGCCGACACCGCGAGCCCGCCGATGTACGCGCGCGCATTGCCGATGGCGGCGCCGCCGAGGGTATAGTCGCTGTAGTCGAACTGGAGCACGTTGCCGGTGGCGGCGAGCTTCAAGCTTTGCATCAAGCCGAAGAGGCGCCCGCGCGCCGGCAACAATGTGTAGGTTACACGCAATCCCAGCAGCACGCTGCTGAAGGGCGAGAGCTCACGGTCGCCCGTGAAATATTGCCCTTTGGGGCCCAGAGGCGCGTCGCCGCCCGTGTAGTCGTCGCTGTAGAAGAGGGCGCCGCTCTGGCGGTAGTAGCGGCCGCGGAGGGTCAAGCGCAGCGCCTCGCCGAAGTAGCGCTCGAACTCGGCTTCGACGGTGAGGCTCTTCACGTCCCACGTGTCCCAGTAGCCGCGCGTCTTCAGGCGCAGGGCGCTCTTGAGCGGCTGGAGGAAGACGTTGGCGCGGAGGGTCAACGACTCGCGGCCGCGGTTCTCCGGGTGGTGCTCCTGCGCCTTGAGCCCCTCGCCCACGATGACGCTGCGGTACGGGTTGCTCAAGAATCCGTGGAGGACCTCGGCCGAGTAGACGAGCTGCGTGGCGAAGATGCGGGTCCACGCTTGCGACCAGCTGGCCTGAAAGCCATCGCGATCGATGTCGCGGGTCCTGCGCCCCTCGTCCGACGTAAAGCAGCCCACCGAGTTCTCGAGCGCACGGTAACCCGAGGGCACCGCGTTGGCGCTCTGCACGCGATCGCACACGCGGTCGAAGTCGTGGGCGTAGGAGAACTCGAGCTGCGTGTTGTGCTCGAACAGCTCCGTCCTGGCCGCGATGTCGATGGCGTGCGACTTGTAATCCTTCTCCGT contains these protein-coding regions:
- a CDS encoding DUF3570 domain-containing protein, with translation MQLRTTLSASCMAAGLVLGAGSARAQGIVQFDTTHTIYHEAPTRSNMTVYSPSADLRASPAQFLDVRAGWEADIVSGASVAVKAGPTYKANHAGADVITTASVKDVRNVARGGFTLKNDAVSLTPGYTYSTEKDYKSHAIDIAARTELFEHNTQLEFSYAHDFDRVCDRVQSANAVPSGYRALENSVGCFTSDEGRRTRDIDRDGFQASWSQAWTRIFATQLVYSAEVLHGFLSNPYRSVIVGEGLKAQEHHPENRGRESLTLRANVFLQPLKSALRLKTRGYWDTWDVKSLTVEAEFERYFGEALRLTLRGRYYRQSGALFYSDDYTGGDAPLGPKGQYFTGDRELSPFSSVLLGLRVTYTLLPARGRLFGLMQSLKLAATGNVLQFDYSDYTLGGAAIGNARAYIGGLAVSAVF